In the Ruminococcus sp. OA3 genome, one interval contains:
- the ilvB gene encoding biosynthetic-type acetolactate synthase large subunit, whose product MQLTGSEIIIECLKEQGVDTVFGYPGGTILNVYDELYRHQDEIRHILTSHEQGASHAADGYARATGKVGVCFATSGPGATNLVTGIATAYMDSIPLVAITANVGVPLLGKDSFQEIDIAGVVMPITKHSMIVKDVTKLAETIRRAFHIAQSGRPGPVLVDVTKDVTALKAEYTFREPEVVIPSTEKLRMQDIEQAVQMIAKAKKPFIMIGGGAILSDASEEVRTFVHKVNAPVASSLMGKGAFPETDELYTGMIGMHGTKTSNLGVMESDLLITIGARFSDRVTGSTETFARKAKILQIDVDAAEINKNVVVDASVIGDVKEVLKLLNEQIPQQGHEEWLEHIQDMKERYPMQYHTTGLTGPCVIEALYEATNGEAIVTTDVGQHQMWAAQYYKYTQPRTFITSGGLGTMGYGLGAAIGAKFGRPDKIVVNVGGDGCFRMNMNEIATAVRNELPLIQLVINNHVLGMVRQWQTLFYEKRYSHTVLNDKTDFVKVAEAMGAVGIRVTKKSEIVPAIKKAIELNTTVVIDCQIDCDDKVFPMVPAGASIEEVFDEQDLTIKE is encoded by the coding sequence ATGCAGTTAACAGGTTCAGAAATTATTATAGAATGTTTGAAGGAGCAGGGAGTAGATACTGTTTTCGGATATCCGGGAGGGACGATTCTGAACGTATACGATGAATTATATCGTCATCAGGATGAAATCCGTCATATTTTGACGTCACATGAGCAGGGGGCATCACACGCTGCTGACGGATATGCGAGAGCGACCGGCAAAGTTGGTGTCTGTTTCGCTACGTCAGGCCCGGGTGCCACCAACCTGGTGACGGGGATTGCAACGGCGTATATGGATTCCATCCCGCTCGTTGCAATTACCGCAAACGTGGGGGTTCCGCTGCTTGGAAAAGACAGTTTCCAGGAGATTGATATCGCCGGTGTGGTGATGCCGATCACAAAGCACAGCATGATCGTAAAAGATGTTACGAAACTTGCGGAGACAATTCGCAGAGCGTTCCATATTGCACAGTCAGGGCGTCCGGGACCGGTGCTTGTCGATGTGACGAAAGATGTCACAGCTTTAAAAGCAGAATATACTTTCCGTGAACCGGAAGTGGTTATACCGAGTACGGAAAAACTCAGAATGCAGGATATTGAACAGGCAGTCCAGATGATCGCGAAGGCCAAAAAACCGTTTATCATGATCGGAGGAGGCGCGATCCTCTCAGACGCTTCAGAGGAAGTCCGCACTTTTGTACATAAAGTCAATGCCCCGGTGGCATCTTCCCTGATGGGGAAAGGCGCGTTCCCTGAGACCGATGAGCTGTATACCGGGATGATCGGCATGCATGGAACAAAAACCTCTAATCTTGGAGTGATGGAGAGTGATCTTCTCATCACGATCGGGGCACGGTTCAGCGACCGTGTGACAGGGAGTACGGAAACATTTGCGCGCAAGGCAAAGATTCTCCAGATTGATGTGGATGCGGCGGAGATCAATAAAAATGTAGTGGTGGATGCGAGTGTTATCGGTGATGTAAAAGAAGTGCTGAAGCTTTTAAACGAGCAGATTCCACAGCAGGGACACGAAGAATGGCTGGAGCATATCCAGGATATGAAAGAACGTTATCCAATGCAGTATCATACGACCGGGCTTACCGGACCGTGTGTGATCGAAGCACTGTATGAAGCAACGAACGGTGAAGCGATTGTAACGACAGATGTAGGCCAGCATCAGATGTGGGCAGCACAGTATTACAAATATACACAGCCGCGCACCTTTATCACTTCCGGTGGCCTGGGAACCATGGGATACGGTCTTGGAGCTGCCATTGGAGCCAAATTCGGAAGACCGGATAAGATCGTAGTCAACGTCGGAGGCGACGGCTGTTTCCGGATGAATATGAATGAGATCGCTACAGCCGTCCGCAATGAGCTGCCGCTTATTCAGCTGGTCATCAATAACCATGTGCTGGGAATGGTGAGACAGTGGCAGACACTGTTCTATGAGAAACGCTATTCGCATACGGTATTGAATGACAAGACGGATTTTGTGAAGGTGGCGGAAGCCATGGGTGCTGTCGGCATCCGTGTCACGAAAAAGTCCGAGATTGTACCGGCGATTAAAAAGGCGATCGAGCTGAATACGACGGTTGTCATAGACTGTCAGATCGATTGTGATGACAAGGTATTCCCGATGGTTCCCGCGGGGGCGTCCATCGAGGAAGTTTTTGATGAACAGGATTTAACAATTAAAGAGTAA
- the ilvD gene encoding dihydroxy-acid dehydratase, with product MRSDAVKKGVQQAPHRSLFNALGMTNEEMDKPLIGIVSSYNEIVPGHMNLDKIVEAVKMGVALAGGVPRVFPAIAVCDGIAMGHIGMKYSLVTRDLIADSTEAMALAHQFDALVMVPNCDKNVPGLLMAAARINVPTVFVSGGPMLAGHVKGHKTSLSSMFEAVGAHAAGKYSDADVEEYECKACPTCGSCSGMYTANSMNCLTEVLGMGLQGNGTIPAVYSERIRLAKHAGMQVMELLKKDIRPRDIMTEEAVINALTVDMALGCSTNSMLHLPAIAHEIGMDFKIPYANEISAKTPNLCHLAPAGPTYMEDLNEAGGVYAVMNELNKKGLLNTECMTVTGKTVGENIKDCRNLNPEVIRPIENPYSETGGLAVLQGNLAPDGSVVKRSAVVEEMLVHEGPARVFECEEDASEAILSGKIKEGDVVVIRYEGPKGGPGMREMLNPTSQIAGMGLGSSVALITDGRFSGASRGASIGHVSPEAAVGGPIALIEEGDMIQIDIPNNSLNVKVSDEEMAARKEKWQPREPKVTTGYLARYASMVTSGDRGAVLEIPKN from the coding sequence ATGAGAAGTGATGCAGTAAAAAAAGGCGTGCAGCAGGCACCGCACAGATCTCTGTTCAATGCGCTTGGCATGACAAATGAAGAGATGGATAAACCGCTGATCGGTATTGTGAGCTCTTATAACGAAATCGTACCGGGGCATATGAACCTGGATAAGATTGTAGAGGCTGTTAAGATGGGAGTCGCACTTGCCGGAGGAGTACCGCGCGTATTTCCGGCAATCGCAGTCTGTGACGGGATTGCGATGGGACACATCGGCATGAAATATTCTCTGGTCACCAGGGACCTGATCGCTGATTCGACAGAAGCCATGGCGCTGGCACATCAGTTTGATGCACTGGTGATGGTTCCGAATTGTGATAAAAATGTCCCTGGTCTTCTGATGGCAGCAGCAAGAATCAACGTTCCGACGGTGTTTGTGAGCGGAGGACCGATGCTGGCCGGTCATGTCAAAGGTCATAAAACGAGCCTTTCCAGTATGTTTGAGGCAGTGGGGGCACATGCGGCAGGAAAATACTCAGATGCGGATGTGGAAGAGTATGAGTGCAAGGCATGTCCGACCTGTGGTTCGTGTTCAGGAATGTATACGGCAAACAGCATGAACTGCCTGACGGAAGTGCTCGGCATGGGCCTTCAGGGAAACGGTACGATCCCGGCTGTGTATTCCGAACGGATCCGTCTCGCAAAACATGCGGGTATGCAGGTGATGGAACTTTTGAAAAAGGATATCCGGCCGCGTGATATCATGACGGAAGAAGCAGTGATCAATGCACTGACTGTTGATATGGCGCTCGGCTGCTCCACGAACAGTATGCTGCATCTGCCTGCGATCGCACATGAGATCGGAATGGATTTTAAAATACCGTATGCGAATGAGATCAGTGCGAAAACACCGAATCTCTGCCATCTGGCACCGGCAGGGCCGACTTATATGGAAGATCTGAATGAAGCCGGCGGCGTCTATGCAGTCATGAATGAACTGAACAAAAAAGGACTGCTGAACACAGAATGTATGACGGTAACGGGAAAGACTGTCGGGGAAAATATCAAAGACTGCAGAAATCTGAATCCGGAGGTTATCCGCCCGATTGAAAATCCGTACAGCGAGACAGGGGGACTTGCGGTGCTGCAGGGCAACCTGGCGCCGGACGGAAGTGTCGTCAAGCGCTCGGCGGTTGTCGAGGAGATGCTGGTGCACGAAGGACCTGCACGTGTGTTTGAATGCGAGGAGGATGCCAGTGAGGCGATCCTTTCCGGAAAGATAAAGGAAGGCGACGTTGTGGTCATCCGCTATGAAGGACCGAAAGGCGGGCCGGGAATGCGTGAGATGCTGAACCCGACTTCTCAGATCGCGGGAATGGGACTTGGTTCCTCCGTAGCCCTGATCACGGACGGAAGATTCAGCGGAGCATCCAGAGGAGCTTCAATCGGCCATGTCTCACCCGAAGCGGCAGTGGGAGGACCGATCGCTCTCATCGAGGAAGGCGATATGATTCAGATTGACATTCCGAATAACAGCCTGAATGTCAAAGTGAGTGATGAGGAGATGGCAGCCAGAAAAGAAAAATGGCAGCCGAGGGAGCCGAAAGTCACGACCGGCTATCTGGCGCGCTACGCTTCCATGGTAACCTCGGGGGACCGCGGTGCCGTGCTGGAAATTCCGAAAAATTAA
- a CDS encoding DUF1015 family protein, translating into MATVKPFRAIRPTSELASRIAALPYDVYNRKEACEEVKREPLSFLKIDRAETQFPDTVDTYDPKVYEKAKSTLNKMYRGGYFVKDRWNCYYLYELTMNGRAQTGIVGCASIDDYENEVIRKHENTRLEKEIDRINHVDVCDAQTGPIFLTYHKDEELKQLIKDAKRKTAVYDFVSDDNIRHRVWVIDDAVKVKAMSAAFENVNCLYIADGHHRCASAVKVGKKRRESNPEYTGEEEFNYFLSVLFQEDELSIMDYNRVVRDLNGYTAEEFMEKTAEKFEIEQVGKAAVHPERKGMFGMYLEGSWYRLCIREEYMSKDPVEGLDVSILQNHLLGPILGIEDPKTDERIDFVGGIRGLEELERRADSDCKVAFSMYPTSISELFDVADAHRLMPPKSTWFEPKLRSGLFIHQLSE; encoded by the coding sequence ATGGCGACAGTAAAACCATTCAGAGCAATTCGACCGACATCGGAGCTGGCATCGCGGATAGCCGCGCTGCCGTATGATGTATACAACCGTAAAGAAGCCTGCGAGGAAGTAAAGCGGGAACCTCTGTCTTTTCTGAAAATTGACAGGGCTGAGACTCAGTTTCCGGACACCGTGGATACTTATGATCCGAAAGTGTATGAAAAAGCGAAATCAACCCTGAATAAAATGTACCGCGGAGGGTATTTTGTTAAAGACAGATGGAACTGTTATTACCTTTATGAGCTGACGATGAACGGAAGAGCTCAGACCGGTATTGTCGGATGCGCCTCGATTGATGATTATGAAAACGAAGTGATCCGCAAACATGAGAATACACGTCTTGAGAAAGAAATTGATCGGATCAATCACGTGGATGTCTGTGATGCACAGACGGGTCCGATCTTTCTTACATACCACAAAGATGAGGAGCTGAAACAGCTGATCAAAGATGCAAAGCGCAAAACTGCAGTTTATGATTTTGTGAGTGATGACAATATCCGGCACCGCGTATGGGTCATCGATGATGCAGTCAAAGTCAAAGCTATGAGTGCGGCATTTGAAAATGTTAACTGCCTGTACATTGCTGACGGACACCACCGCTGCGCATCCGCTGTGAAGGTTGGCAAGAAGAGACGGGAGAGTAATCCGGAGTATACAGGGGAAGAAGAATTCAATTATTTTCTGTCGGTTCTTTTCCAGGAGGATGAGCTGAGCATCATGGATTATAACCGTGTAGTCAGAGACCTGAACGGATACACGGCAGAAGAGTTCATGGAGAAAACAGCAGAGAAATTTGAGATAGAACAGGTGGGAAAAGCAGCCGTGCATCCGGAACGTAAAGGAATGTTCGGAATGTATCTGGAGGGCAGCTGGTACAGACTGTGCATCAGAGAGGAATACATGTCGAAGGACCCTGTCGAAGGGCTGGATGTATCGATCCTTCAGAATCATCTGCTGGGTCCGATCCTTGGGATTGAAGATCCGAAGACGGATGAGCGCATTGATTTTGTAGGAGGAATCCGCGGACTTGAAGAACTGGAACGCAGGGCAGACAGTGACTGTAAAGTCGCATTTTCCATGTATCCAACCTCGATTTCAGAATTGTTTGACGTGGCAGATGCACATCGGCTGATGCCTCCGAAATCAACCTGGTTTGAACCCAAACTTCGAAGCGGACTTTTTATCCATCAATTATCAGAGTAA
- the serC gene encoding 3-phosphoserine/phosphohydroxythreonine transaminase produces MSRVYNFSAGPAVLPEEVLKEAQAEMLDYRGTGMSVMEMSHRSKAFDEIISQAEEDLRDLMQIPDNYKVLFMQGGASLQFAMIPMNFMKHKKADYIVTGQWAKKAYQEAQKYGTANKIATSEDKTFSYIPDCSDLPVSEDADYVYICENNTIYGTKFKELPNTKGKDLIADVSSCFLSEPVDVSKYAMIYGGVQKNIGPAGMVIGIIREDLISEDVMPGTPTMMQYKTYADNDSMYNTPNCYCIYMCGKVFQWIKRMGGLEAMKMHNEKKAAVLYDFLDQSKMFSGTVVKEDRSLMNVPFVTGDKELDAKFVAESKAAGFENLKGHRTVGGMRASIYNAMPMEGVEKLVEFMKKFEEENL; encoded by the coding sequence GTGAGTAGAGTGTATAATTTTTCGGCTGGACCGGCTGTTCTGCCGGAGGAAGTGTTAAAGGAAGCGCAGGCGGAGATGCTGGATTACCGCGGGACGGGAATGTCTGTGATGGAGATGAGTCATCGCTCGAAAGCTTTTGACGAAATTATCAGTCAGGCAGAGGAAGACCTGCGTGATCTGATGCAGATTCCGGATAATTATAAAGTTCTGTTCATGCAGGGCGGAGCTTCCCTGCAGTTCGCGATGATCCCGATGAATTTCATGAAACATAAAAAGGCGGATTACATCGTAACCGGACAGTGGGCAAAGAAAGCATATCAGGAAGCTCAGAAATACGGGACTGCAAATAAGATCGCGACGTCCGAAGACAAGACCTTTTCTTATATCCCGGACTGCTCGGATCTTCCGGTCAGCGAGGATGCGGATTATGTATATATCTGTGAAAATAACACGATATACGGAACGAAATTCAAAGAACTTCCGAATACAAAAGGGAAAGACCTGATTGCGGATGTATCTTCCTGTTTCTTATCAGAACCTGTGGATGTATCGAAATATGCGATGATTTACGGGGGCGTACAGAAAAATATCGGTCCGGCAGGCATGGTGATCGGAATCATCAGGGAGGACCTGATCAGCGAAGATGTGATGCCGGGAACACCGACGATGATGCAGTACAAAACATATGCAGACAACGATTCAATGTATAATACACCGAATTGCTACTGCATTTATATGTGCGGAAAAGTCTTCCAGTGGATCAAACGTATGGGCGGACTGGAAGCCATGAAAATGCATAATGAGAAAAAGGCTGCAGTTCTTTATGATTTTCTGGATCAGAGTAAGATGTTCAGCGGTACGGTTGTAAAAGAAGACCGCTCTCTGATGAACGTACCTTTTGTGACGGGGGATAAGGAGCTGGATGCAAAATTTGTGGCAGAGTCCAAAGCTGCAGGTTTTGAAAATCTGAAAGGCCACAGAACAGTCGGCGGCATGCGGGCAAGTATCTACAATGCAATGCCGATGGAAGGTGTGGAAAAGCTGGTAGAATTTATGAAAAAATTTGAAGAGGAGAATCTGTAA
- the leuB gene encoding 3-isopropylmalate dehydrogenase has product MEYNIALIPGDGIGPEIVEEAKKVLDQVCEKFHHKFHYTTLLLGGASIDANGVPLTDETIDQAKASDAILMGSIGGDAATSPWYQLEPSKRPEAGLLAIRKALNLFANLRPAYLYEELKAACPLRDEIIGEGFDMMIMRELTGGLYFGERKTVEENGVRKAIDTLTYDENEIRRIARRGFDIAMKRRRKVTSVDKANVLDSSRLWRSVVEEVSEDYPEVTLTHMLVDNCAMQLVRNPGQFDVILTENMFGDILSDEASMVTGSIGMLSSASLNETKLGLYEPSHGSAPDIAGKNMANPIATILSAAMMLRYSLDLDEEADAVEAAVKHVLADGYRTVDIMSEGCTQLGTVEMGRMIVQNI; this is encoded by the coding sequence ATGGAATATAACATAGCGTTAATTCCGGGCGATGGAATTGGTCCGGAAATTGTTGAAGAAGCAAAGAAAGTACTGGATCAAGTATGCGAAAAATTTCATCATAAGTTTCATTATACAACTTTGCTGCTTGGCGGAGCATCCATTGATGCAAACGGCGTGCCGCTGACGGATGAGACGATCGATCAGGCAAAGGCGTCAGATGCCATTCTGATGGGTTCAATCGGGGGAGATGCTGCGACATCCCCGTGGTATCAGCTGGAACCGTCAAAACGGCCGGAGGCAGGGCTTCTGGCGATCCGCAAAGCCCTGAATCTGTTCGCGAATCTGCGTCCGGCATATCTGTATGAGGAACTGAAAGCGGCATGTCCGCTGCGTGATGAGATCATCGGAGAAGGATTTGACATGATGATCATGCGTGAGCTTACGGGTGGGCTGTATTTTGGGGAACGTAAAACAGTCGAGGAGAACGGAGTCAGAAAAGCGATCGATACTCTTACATACGATGAAAATGAAATACGCAGAATTGCGAGAAGAGGATTTGACATTGCAATGAAACGCCGCAGAAAAGTAACGAGTGTCGATAAGGCGAATGTTCTGGACTCTTCGAGACTATGGAGAAGCGTTGTTGAGGAAGTGTCAGAAGATTATCCGGAAGTGACGCTTACGCATATGCTGGTGGATAACTGCGCGATGCAGCTGGTCAGAAATCCGGGACAGTTCGATGTGATTCTTACGGAAAATATGTTTGGAGATATTCTGTCAGATGAAGCCAGTATGGTAACCGGATCAATCGGCATGCTGTCGTCCGCCAGCCTGAATGAGACAAAACTCGGGCTTTATGAACCCAGTCACGGTTCGGCGCCGGATATTGCGGGCAAAAACATGGCAAATCCGATCGCAACGATCCTCTCTGCCGCAATGATGCTGCGGTATTCGCTGGATCTTGATGAAGAAGCAGATGCGGTGGAAGCAGCGGTGAAACATGTTCTTGCAGACGGGTACCGCACTGTGGATATTATGTCAGAAGGCTGTACACAGCTTGGAACTGTTGAAATGGGCAGAATGATCGTTCAGAATATATAG
- the yajC gene encoding preprotein translocase subunit YajC, protein MIASATASSANSGLLGTGSMILWLVVLFGLMYFLMIRPQKKEQKRVGAMLSDLAVGDAIVTTSGFYGIVIDITDEDVIVEFGNNKNCRIPMRKAAIAEVEKAEEVQNN, encoded by the coding sequence ATGATAGCATCTGCAACGGCTTCTTCTGCCAACTCAGGATTGCTTGGCACCGGTTCCATGATCTTGTGGCTGGTAGTATTATTTGGACTGATGTATTTTCTGATGATCCGTCCTCAGAAAAAAGAACAGAAACGTGTAGGGGCAATGCTCTCCGACCTTGCGGTCGGCGATGCGATTGTTACGACCAGCGGATTTTATGGAATTGTGATCGACATCACAGATGAGGATGTCATTGTAGAGTTCGGCAACAATAAAAACTGCCGTATTCCGATGAGAAAAGCTGCCATAGCGGAAGTAGAAAAGGCGGAAGAGGTACAGAATAACTGA
- a CDS encoding phosphoglycerate dehydrogenase, which translates to MYKYHCLNPISSVGIERFTDQYVETENMEEADAVLVRSANMKDMNFPASLKVIARAGAGVNNIPLGKCADEGIVVFNTPGANANGVKELVIAGMLLASRDIVGGIEWVESEQNVEDIGKLAEKKKKQFAGCEISGKKLGIIGLGAIGVMVANAATHLGMEVYGYDPYISVEAAWNLSRTIKHIDNLETLYKECDYITIHVPLLEETRGMINAEAIEMMKDGVVILNFARDILVDEKALVEALENNKVKKYVTDFANPVVAGVKNTLVTPHLGASTEESEDNCARMAVKEIIDYLENGNIKNSVNYPNCDMGSCVVAGRIAIHHKNIINMISQFTAVFGEAGVNISDMTNKSKGDYAYTLLDLQTKPTQEVVDKLRKLDGVLRVRIVK; encoded by the coding sequence ATGTATAAATACCATTGCCTGAATCCGATTTCCAGTGTTGGAATCGAACGCTTTACGGATCAGTATGTTGAGACAGAGAATATGGAAGAGGCGGATGCAGTCCTGGTCCGCAGTGCCAACATGAAGGATATGAACTTTCCGGCCAGTCTGAAAGTGATAGCAAGGGCGGGGGCCGGTGTCAACAACATTCCTCTGGGCAAATGTGCAGATGAGGGAATCGTAGTATTTAATACGCCGGGTGCGAATGCGAACGGTGTAAAAGAGCTTGTGATCGCAGGCATGTTGCTGGCGTCCCGGGATATCGTGGGCGGTATTGAATGGGTGGAAAGTGAGCAGAATGTAGAAGATATCGGAAAGCTGGCAGAGAAGAAGAAGAAACAGTTTGCCGGTTGTGAGATCAGCGGTAAGAAACTGGGAATCATCGGTCTTGGAGCGATCGGTGTGATGGTGGCAAATGCGGCAACACATCTGGGTATGGAAGTCTACGGATATGACCCGTACATCTCTGTGGAAGCAGCATGGAATCTGTCCAGAACGATCAAACATATCGATAATCTGGAGACTCTGTACAAAGAGTGTGATTATATCACAATTCACGTACCTCTGCTGGAAGAGACCCGTGGGATGATCAACGCGGAAGCCATTGAAATGATGAAGGACGGTGTTGTAATCCTCAATTTTGCCAGGGATATCCTGGTAGATGAAAAGGCGCTGGTGGAGGCGCTGGAAAACAATAAGGTAAAGAAATATGTAACAGACTTTGCAAATCCGGTCGTTGCAGGTGTTAAAAATACACTGGTTACACCTCATCTGGGTGCTTCCACGGAAGAGTCCGAAGATAACTGTGCACGAATGGCAGTCAAGGAAATCATAGATTATCTGGAAAACGGAAATATAAAAAATTCGGTAAACTATCCGAATTGTGATATGGGCAGCTGCGTGGTGGCAGGGAGAATTGCCATCCATCACAAAAACATTATCAACATGATCAGTCAGTTTACAGCAGTTTTTGGGGAAGCTGGTGTCAATATCAGTGATATGACGAATAAAAGCAAAGGTGATTATGCGTACACACTGCTGGACCTTCAGACAAAGCCTACGCAGGAAGTTGTGGATAAACTGAGAAAATTAGATGGCGTATTAAGGGTTCGTATTGTAAAATAA
- the tgt gene encoding tRNA guanosine(34) transglycosylase Tgt has product MYQIIHRNGLAKRARLITVHGTIETPVFMNVGTAAAIKGAVATTDLKDIKTQVQLSNTYHLHVRPGDEVVKKLGGLHKFMNWDRPILTDSGGFQVFSLGELRKIKEEGVYFRSHVDGRRIFMGPEESMRIQSNLGSTIAMAFDECPSSVASREYVQNSVDRTTRWLKRCQAEMARLNAVEDTINPHQLLFGINQGAIYQDIRIDHAETISELGLDGYAVGGLAVGESHEEMYYILDEVVPHLPSEKPTYLMGVGTPANILEAVSRGVDFFDCVYPSRNGRHGHVYTNRGKLNMLNAKYELDDAPIEEGCGCPACTHYSRAYIRHLLKAKEMLGMRLCVLHNLYFYNTMMEEIRQAIEEDNFHSYKTAKLEGFQENDKK; this is encoded by the coding sequence ATGTATCAGATCATTCACAGAAACGGTCTTGCCAAAAGAGCAAGGCTTATCACTGTTCACGGAACGATTGAGACTCCGGTATTCATGAATGTCGGAACTGCAGCGGCAATTAAGGGTGCTGTGGCGACGACAGACTTAAAGGATATCAAAACACAGGTGCAGCTGTCTAATACGTATCATCTCCATGTGAGACCGGGAGATGAGGTAGTTAAAAAACTGGGCGGCCTGCATAAATTTATGAACTGGGACCGGCCGATTCTGACTGATTCCGGCGGCTTTCAGGTGTTTTCGCTGGGAGAACTGCGGAAGATCAAAGAAGAGGGCGTGTATTTCCGGTCGCATGTGGACGGCAGGAGAATTTTTATGGGACCGGAGGAGAGTATGCGGATTCAGTCAAATCTGGGTTCTACGATCGCAATGGCATTTGATGAATGCCCGTCCAGTGTCGCATCCAGGGAATACGTTCAGAATTCCGTTGACAGGACGACACGATGGCTGAAACGCTGCCAGGCAGAGATGGCCCGGCTCAACGCTGTGGAAGATACGATCAATCCGCATCAGCTGCTTTTTGGTATCAATCAGGGAGCGATCTACCAGGATATCCGTATTGATCACGCAGAGACGATCTCTGAGCTGGGACTTGACGGGTATGCAGTGGGAGGACTGGCAGTCGGCGAGAGCCATGAGGAGATGTATTATATACTGGACGAGGTAGTCCCGCACCTGCCGTCGGAAAAACCGACGTATCTGATGGGAGTCGGCACCCCCGCTAATATTCTGGAAGCAGTGTCAAGAGGCGTTGACTTCTTTGACTGTGTTTACCCGAGCAGAAACGGCCGGCACGGACATGTCTATACCAACCGCGGGAAACTAAACATGCTGAATGCGAAATATGAGCTGGACGATGCCCCGATCGAGGAAGGATGCGGATGCCCGGCATGCACACATTACAGCAGGGCTTATATCCGTCATCTGCTGAAGGCAAAGGAAATGCTGGGTATGCGCCTCTGTGTGCTGCACAACCTGTATTTTTATAATACGATGATGGAAGAAATCCGTCAGGCAATCGAGGAAGACAACTTTCATTCTTATAAAACTGCAAAACTGGAAGGCTTTCAGGAAAATGATAAAAAATAG